The following nucleotide sequence is from Mycobacterium sp. Z3061.
CGCCCCGAAAAGCAGCGCGGGCACGCTGCACGCCTGGGCCATCAGCACCAGCACTACGGCCGCCACCAACATGGTGGCCACCAACGTCAGGCGCGCGCCGATCCGGTCCGCCAGCCACCCGCACAACAACTGGCCGACCGCCCATCCCACCCCGAAAGCGGCCAGGACCGCGCCCACCGCGTCGGCGGCATGATGACGTCCGGCGACGTGGTAGGCCAGGAACGGGTATGCGAAACCCGCGCCGCGCACGACGAAGTTGCCGCCCAGCAGCAACCAGATGACCGCGGGATATCCGCTGTGCTCAGCCTGGCCGGACGCCGTAGTCGGGTGACGCAGCAACCGGGTGCTGCGCAGTGCCCTTGTGGCCCCGGACTTTTCGGCCGGACGTAGGCTGCCTCCGGCACACCGGCGGTATGCGACGAGCTCGTCGAGGGTCTGGAGGTTGGCTGCGCCTGAGACCGCTGTAGTCACCCTCCGAACGTTAGGGATGATCGTGGTTCGAAAACTCCACCGATCGGACGCAACAGGGGCGGATGTTGGTCGGCTGATCGGGGGATACGCAGTGGGCGCCGTGTCGGCCCACGACGGTGAAACACCACGCCGGTCAGGCCCGCCGGGCCGTACCGACGATGCGCGCATCGCGGTCCATGCGAGCCTGTCCACGACCAGCCTCAGCGCACCGCTGCCGCATTGGCGGCTTCGGTCGCCGCGTAGCAATCGCCGCTGGCGGCGAGGGTGCTCACGAAAAGCTCGTGGAACGCCGCCGCCTGGGCGCTGATCGCCTGATACATGGCGCCGTGAGCAGCGAACTGCGCTGCGGTCAGAGCCGACACCTCGTCGGCCGCGGCCGGCACGACACCGGCGATCGGAGCAGCAGCGGCGGCGTTGCTCGTGTTCATTACGGCGCCGATCGACTCAAGGTTGGCCGCGGCCGAATTCAGCAATTCTGGCTGGCAGGTCAGGAAGGACATGCCAATCAGGTTGCCGTCGCATGGCGTTGCTGTCTGTCGGCCGAGCGGTCAATGCCTGGGTTGAATCGCGTCGTCCACCGATCGTCGGATGCGACGTCCCCCGGTCAGTGCTACCGGGGACGCGCGATGGCGTAGGCCAGGCGACCCGAGCTGCTAGGCGTCCGAGGGTGAGACCACAACCACCGAATCCAAGGGTCCGGGCTTCTGAGTGTTGGGTTCGAGGCTCATAGTGCAACCGGCGAGCAGGGTGGCGGCCACAACCGCCAGCGCCGCCAGCACCGCACGGAGCACGGGTACTCGCACCTTCGGGTTCATATCTCTTCCTCTCCTATTTCACTGAATCTCACTGCCTTTGCAGTGAGTTCCTGGTTCAGGCAGCAATGTGGAAGATGCCGGTCAGGGAATTACCGATGTTGGCAAGGCCCGACAGCAGGGTCGTCACTACGAGTTGCCCGGTGTTGGCAATGCCCGATACGCCACTGCCGAGGTTCGAGAAGCCCGAGATGAGGTTGCCGTAGTTCTGGTAACCCGAACCGCCGAACACGCCTGCAGCGTTGGTGTTGAACCAGCCCGACAGGCCGACACCGTTGTTGCCGTACCCCGAGTTTCCGCCCGCGCCGCTGTTGAAAAAGCCCGACGAGGGGTTGGCGCTGGTGTTGAGGTAACCGGGCCCGCCGGGGATATTGATGGTCGCGATAGTCGTGCTGGGCAGATGGATGCTGGGGATAGTCAGCGCCGGGGTGGTGAATGACCCCAGGCCTATCGACGGAATGGTGAACGGCTGGGTGGTGAACGCCTGGGTGGTCAGTGCCGGCAGGGTGGTCGCACCCAGCCCGAACGGACCCACTGTGAATGGCGGCGTTGTGATCACCGGGGTCGTGATATCGGGCAACGTAAACCCACCCACACCAATCGGGCTGATCGTCAACGCCGGCGTCGTGATCGCCGGCGTCGTGATATCCGGCAACGTAAACCCACCCACACCAATCGGGCTGATCGTCAACGCCGGCGTCGTGATCGCCGGCGTCGTGATATCCGGCAACGTAAACCCACCCACACCAATCGGGCTGATCGTCAACGCCGGCGTCGTGATCGCCGGCGTCGTGATATCCGGCAACGTAAACCCACCCACACCAATCGGGCTGATCGTCAACGCCGGCGTCGTGATCGCCGGCGTCGTGATATCCGGCAACGTAAACCCACCCACACCAATCGGGCTGATCGTCAACGCCGGCGTCGTGATCGCCGGCGTCGTGATATCCGGCAACGTAAACCCACCCACACCAATCGGGCTGATCGTCAACGCCGGCGTCGTGATCGCCGGCGTCGTGATATCCGGCAACGTAAACCCACCCACACCAATCGGGCTGATCGTCAACGCCGGCGTCGTGATATCCGGCAGCGTGAAGCCGCCCACCCCGATCGGGCTGATCGTCAACGGCGGCGTCGTGATCGCCGGAGTGGTGATCGCCGGCAACGCGAACCCACTGACCCCGATCGGGCTGATCGTCAACGGCGGCGTCGTGATCGCCGGAGTGGTGATCGCCGGCAACGCAAACCCGCTCACCCCAATCGGGCTGATCGTCAACGCCGGAGTGACGATGTCCGGCAACGCGAACCCGCCCACCCCAATCGCGCTGATCGTCAACGGCGGCGTCGTGATCGCCGGAGTGGTGATCGCCGGCAACGCAAACCCGCTCACCCCAATCGGATTGATCGTCAATGCCGGCGTGGTGATATCCGGCAGCGTGAAGCCGCCCACCCCAATCGGGCTGATCGTCAACGGCGGCGTCGTGATCGCCGGAGTGGTGATCGCCGGCAACGCGAACCCACTGACCCCGATGGGGCTGATCGTCAACGGCGGCGTCGTGATCGCCGGAGTGGTGATCGCCGGCAACGCGAACCCACTGACCCCAATCGGGCTGATCGTCAACGGCGGCGTCACGATGTCCGGCAACGCGAACCCGCCCACCCCGATCGGGCTGATCGTCAACGGCGGCGTCGTGATCGCCGGAGTGGTGATCGCCGGCAACGCAAACCCGCTCACCCCAATCGGATTGATCGTCAATGGCGGCGTCACGATGTCCGGCAACGCGAACCCGCCCACCCCAATCGGGCTGATCGTCAACGGCGGCGTCGTGATCGCCGGCGTGGTGATCGCCGGCAGGCTGAATCCGGCCACGTGGATCGGAGCAATCGACAACGCCGGGGTGGTGATGTCCGGCAACGACAACGCCCCCACACCAATCGGATTGATCGTCAACGCCGGAGTCGTAATCGCCGGAGTCGTGATATCCGGCAACGACAACGCTCCCACACCAATCGGATTGATCGTCAACGGCGGCGTCGTAATCGCCGGAGTCGTGATATCCGGCAACGACAACGCTCCCACGCCAATCGGATTGATCGTCAACGGCGGCGTCGTGATGGCCGGCGTGGTGATCGCCGGCAGGCTGAATCCGGCCACGTGGATCGGAGCAATCGACAACGCCGGGGTGGTGATGTCCGGCAACGACAACGCCCCCACACCAATCGGATTGACCGTCAACGCCGGAGTCGTAAACGCCGGAGTCGTAATATCCGGCAACGACAACGCCCCCACACCAATCGGATTGACCGTCAACGCCGGAGTCGTAAACGCCGGAGTCGTAATATCCGGCAACGACAACGCCCCCACACCAATCGGATTGACCGTCAACGCCGGAGTCGTAAACGCCGGAGTCGTAATATCCGGCAACGACAACGCCCCCACACCAATCGGGTTGATCGTGAACGCCGGAGTGGTGATCGCCTGGGTGGTGAGCTGCGGCGTGCTGAAGCCGCCGACCGCAATGTTGTCGACGCTGAACCCTGGAATCGTCAGAGGCACGGTGTTGATCTCAGGCAGGGTGAACGACCCGACGGTGATCGGAGGAATCGTGAAGCCGCCGAGGGCGACACTGGTACTGAACGGGGGAACGTAGAAGGTCTTGATTCGAAGGGTCAAGCCTTGGCTCGCGATGGGCCCAACTTGCAGATACGCGCCAGGACCGCCCGAATTTGGCGCACCCGGATTTCCGAAGGGCAAAGTAGCGTTGATAACGCCTCCGCCGATCTGCGGATAATAGGCTGTACTGGTCTGCAAAAACGCGATGTTGTTCGGCAAAAACGCGACAAAAGGAATCGTAATTGAAGGCGTCGCGAAATCAAAGGGAATAACAACTTCGGGGGTCCAGAAGCCTCCACTGGGGCCTCCTACCGATATTGGGGTGATCGTGGTCTGAGGCACGCTCAGAGCAGGCAGGCTGAATGCGCTTATGGTAGTGCCCGCAGCGATATGCACCGGTGGAATCGTTATGGGCGGAATACCCACCGAGGGCAGTAGGAATGTTTGGACATCGATCGGTGGAATGGTGATCGGCGGAATCGTCAGAGATGGGACCGTCAGTGCCGGCAGATTGAACGCACCCAGCGCCGTTCCTGCGGGAATGGTCAATGACGGGATGGTCACCGGAGGCACCGACAACGTCGGCAAATTGAACGCACCCAACGCCGTCCCCGCCGGAATCGACACCGACGGAATCGTCACCGAAGGCACCGACAACGTCGGCAAATTGAACGCACCCAACGCCGTCCCCGCCGGAATCGACACCGACGGAATCGTCACCGAAGGCACCGACAACGTCGGCAAGTTGAACGCGCCCAACGCCGTACCTGCCGGGATGCTCAACGACGGCACCGACAACGCCGGCAAATCAAACGCACCCAACGCCGTCCCCGCCGGAATCGACACCGACGGAATCGTCACCGAAGGCACCGACAACGTCGGCAAATTGAACGCACCCAACGCCGTCCCCGCCGGAATCGACACCGACGGAATCGTCACCGGAGGCACCGACAACGTCGGCAAATTGAACGCGCCCAACGCCGTCCCCGCCGGAATCGACACCGACGGAATCGTCACCGGAGGCACCGACAACGTCGGCAAATTGAACGCGCCCAACGCCGTCCCCGCCGGGATGCTCAACGGGGGCACCGTCAACGCCGGCAGATCGAACGCACCCAGCGCCGTCCCGGCCGGAATCGTCAGGGACGGAATCGTCAACGACGGCACCGACAACGTCGGCAAATTGAAGGCGCCCAACGCGGTTCCCGCCGGGATTGTCAACGAGGGCACTGTCAGCGTCGGCAGATCAAACGCACCCAGCGCCGTCCCCGCCGGAATCGACAACGACGGAATCGTCAACGACGGCACCGTCAACGTCGGCAGATTGAAGGCGCCCAACGCCGTCCCCGCCGGGATGCTCAACGACGGAATGGTCAGCGACGGCAGGTCAAACGCACCCAACGCCGTCCCCGCCGGAATCGACAACGACGGAATCGTCAACGACGGCACCGACAACGTCGGCAGATCAAACGCACCCAGCGCCGTCCCCGCCGGAATCGTCAGGGACGGAATCGTCAACGACGGCACCGACAACGTCGGCAAATTGAAGGCGCCCAACGCGGTTCCCGCCGGGATTGTCAACGAGGGCACTGTCAGCGTCGGCAGATCAAACGCACCCAGCGCCGTCCCCGCCGGAATCGACAACGACGGAATCGTCAACGACGGCACCGTCAACGTCGGAAGATCGAACGCACCCAACGCCGTCCCCGCCGGAATCGACAACGACGGAATCGTCAGCGACGGCAGATCAAACGCACCCAACGCCGTCCCGGCCGGAATCGACAACGACGGAATCGTCAACGACGGCACC
It contains:
- a CDS encoding PE family protein; protein product: MSFLTCQPELLNSAAANLESIGAVMNTSNAAAAAPIAGVVPAAADEVSALTAAQFAAHGAMYQAISAQAAAFHELFVSTLAASGDCYAATEAANAAAVR
- a CDS encoding PPE domain-containing protein gives rise to the protein MNFSVLPPEINSALILAGAGAQPMSAAAAAWADLAEELSSAADSFSSITVGLVDAAWQGPSAMAMASAAAPFAAWLSGTAAQAQHASVHAAAMVAEFEAVRSSIVQPPLVAANRSGFVSLVLSNLFGQNAPAIAATEAAYEEMWALDVSAMSAYHAGASAIAAALSPFAAPVEQLAGMSAQVASALGAATPAAAETLAVNLGVANVGSGNVGNANNGLGNVGGGNFGSANFGWANLGANNFGAGNAGSGNLGFSNLGSLNTGFANIGLGNIGFANTGNGNIGIGLTGNNQVGIGGLNSGLGNLGLFNSGNGNIGFFNSGNGNFGIGNSGDSGTGLFNSGQGNTGFFNSGSFNTGMFNVGNANTGNLNTGSYNMGNFNPGFSNSGAFNVGAANTGWFNGGDVNTGAFNIGNLNNGLFNTGDMNNGVFYRGVGQGSLSFAITTPDITLPPLMIPSTTFAGFDLPTLALPAVTFPSLSIPAGTALGAFDLPTLSVPSLTIPSLSIPAGTALGAFDLPTLSVPSLTIPSLSIPAGTALGAFDLPTLSVPSLTIPSLSIPAGTALGAFDLPTLSVPSLTIPSLSIPAGTALGAFDLPTLSVPSLTVPSLSIPAGTALGAFDLPTLSVPSLTVPSLSIPAGTALGAFDLPTLSVPSLTIPSLSIPAGTALGAFDLPSLTVPSLSIPAGTALGAFDLPTLSVPSLTIPSLSIPAGTALGAFDLPTLTVPSLTIPSLSIPAGTALGAFDLPSLTIPSLSIPAGTALGAFDLPTLTVPSLTIPSLSIPAGTALGAFDLPTLTVPSLTIPAGTALGAFNLPTLSVPSLTIPSLTIPAGTALGAFDLPTLSVPSLTIPSLSIPAGTALGAFDLPSLTIPSLSIPAGTALGAFNLPTLTVPSLTIPSLSIPAGTALGAFDLPTLTVPSLTIPAGTALGAFNLPTLSVPSLTIPSLTIPAGTALGAFDLPALTVPPLSIPAGTALGAFNLPTLSVPPVTIPSVSIPAGTALGAFNLPTLSVPPVTIPSVSIPAGTALGAFNLPTLSVPSVTIPSVSIPAGTALGAFDLPALSVPSLSIPAGTALGAFNLPTLSVPSVTIPSVSIPAGTALGAFNLPTLSVPSVTIPSVSIPAGTALGAFNLPTLSVPPVTIPSLTIPAGTALGAFNLPALTVPSLTIPPITIPPIDVQTFLLPSVGIPPITIPPVHIAAGTTISAFSLPALSVPQTTITPISVGGPSGGFWTPEVVIPFDFATPSITIPFVAFLPNNIAFLQTSTAYYPQIGGGVINATLPFGNPGAPNSGGPGAYLQVGPIASQGLTLRIKTFYVPPFSTSVALGGFTIPPITVGSFTLPEINTVPLTIPGFSVDNIAVGGFSTPQLTTQAITTPAFTINPIGVGALSLPDITTPAFTTPALTVNPIGVGALSLPDITTPAFTTPALTVNPIGVGALSLPDITTPAFTTPALTVNPIGVGALSLPDITTPALSIAPIHVAGFSLPAITTPAITTPPLTINPIGVGALSLPDITTPAITTPPLTINPIGVGALSLPDITTPAITTPALTINPIGVGALSLPDITTPALSIAPIHVAGFSLPAITTPAITTPPLTISPIGVGGFALPDIVTPPLTINPIGVSGFALPAITTPAITTPPLTISPIGVGGFALPDIVTPPLTISPIGVSGFALPAITTPAITTPPLTISPIGVSGFALPAITTPAITTPPLTISPIGVGGFTLPDITTPALTINPIGVSGFALPAITTPAITTPPLTISAIGVGGFALPDIVTPALTISPIGVSGFALPAITTPAITTPPLTISPIGVSGFALPAITTPAITTPPLTISPIGVGGFTLPDITTPALTISPIGVGGFTLPDITTPAITTPALTISPIGVGGFTLPDITTPAITTPALTISPIGVGGFTLPDITTPAITTPALTISPIGVGGFTLPDITTPAITTPALTISPIGVGGFTLPDITTPAITTPALTISPIGVGGFTLPDITTPAITTPALTISPIGVGGFTLPDITTPVITTPPFTVGPFGLGATTLPALTTQAFTTQPFTIPSIGLGSFTTPALTIPSIHLPSTTIATINIPGGPGYLNTSANPSSGFFNSGAGGNSGYGNNGVGLSGWFNTNAAGVFGGSGYQNYGNLISGFSNLGSGVSGIANTGQLVVTTLLSGLANIGNSLTGIFHIAA